The genomic region TTACACCCTGTCGGCCTCCCGGCGTTGGCCCGGTCTGGGCAAGACCCGGACCCGTGGAAACCGGTCCGGCGTCAGGGCTTGCGACGACAGGGCAGTCAGGGCGGATCATCGGTTCGCTGAAACGATGATCTGCTCCAGCCATGCATGGATCGGCAGCCGCCGAGGTGGAACACCCGGCGCCGGATGCGGGATTCACTCCGCCTTCACGCCGCGCATGCGAGAGTGGCCCTTGTTGCGGCGCCACCCCTTGCGTTTGCGGCTGCTGATACCACATCACTTGGGAATATTTTCTTGACCACTCCAAATCACAGCTTGGCTCCCATCCATGGCGCGTGATCCCTATGACGTCCTCGGCGTGAGCCGCTCGGCCAGTGCCGCCGAGATCAAGAAGGCCTATCGCAAGCTCGCCAAGAAGTATCATCCCGATACAAGCCGCGAGCCCAGGGCCAAGGAGCGCTTTTCCGAGGCGACCGCCGCCTATGATCTGCTGAGCGACGCCGACAAGCGCGGAAAATTCGACCGCGGCGAGATTGACGCCGACGGCAACCCGCGCTTCCACGGCTTCGAGGGCTTCGGCCCCGGCGGCATGCGTGGCGGCGTTCACGAAGGCCCCGGCGGCATGCGCTGGACCTATACCACCAGCAGCGATCCGCGCGCAGGTGGCGGCTTCGATCCGGAGGATCTGCTGCAGGGCATATTCGGCGGGCTCGGCGGCGGCTTCGGAACGCGTACGCGGTCGCGGTCGCCGGGCGTGCGCGGCGAGGACGTGGCGTTGGCCTTGAGCATCGACCTCGCCGAGGCCGCCAGAGGC from Tepidamorphus gemmatus harbors:
- a CDS encoding DnaJ C-terminal domain-containing protein is translated as MARDPYDVLGVSRSASAAEIKKAYRKLAKKYHPDTSREPRAKERFSEATAAYDLLSDADKRGKFDRGEIDADGNPRFHGFEGFGPGGMRGGVHEGPGGMRWTYTTSSDPRAGGGFDPEDLLQGIFGGLGGGFGTRTRSRSPGVRGEDVALALSIDLAEAARGAVKRVRLPTGKEVDVRIPAGIESGKQIRLRGQGMPGEFGGPDGDAIITVTVNKHPLFKVDGYDLRHELPVTLYEAVLGATVRVPTLDGQVELKIPPNSSGGRTLRLKGKGLPRPGHGHGDLYVTLRIVLPEKPDPELESLMVKWRETRPYTPRD